The following are encoded in a window of Physeter macrocephalus isolate SW-GA chromosome 9, ASM283717v5, whole genome shotgun sequence genomic DNA:
- the CARD19 gene encoding caspase recruitment domain-containing protein 19 isoform X8 produces the protein MTEQTYCDRLVQDMPFLTGLGRLSEQQVDRIILQLNRYYPQILSNKDAEKFRNPKVSLRVRLCDLLGHLQRSGERDCQEFYRALYIHAQPLHSCLPSRHALRPVAFLTCLGLAAGLALLIYCCPPDPKVLPGARRVLGFSPVIVDRHVSRFLLAFLTDDLVGL, from the exons ATGACAG aGCAGACCTACTGTGACCGCCTGGTCCAGGACATGCCTTTCCTCACAGGCCTTGGGCGCCTGAGTGAGCAGCAGGTGGACAGGATTATCCTCCAGCTGAACCGCTACTACCCCCAGATCCTCAGCAACAAGGATGCGGAAAAG ttCCGGAACCCCAAGGTATCTCTGCGAGTGCGTCTCTGCGACCTCTTGGGCCACCTGCAGCGGAGCGGTGAGCGGGACTGCCAGGAGTTCTACCGGGCCCTGTACATCCATGCCCAGCCCCTGCACAGCTGCCTGCCCAGCCGGCACGCCCTGC GACCCGTGGCCTTCCTGACCTGTCTCGGCCTGGCCGCAGGGCTGGCACTCCTCATCTACTGCTGCCCCCCAG ACCCCAAGGTGCTGCCAGGGGCCCGGCGTGTCCTGGGCTTCTCCCCTGTCATCGTCGACAGGCACGTCAGCCGCTTCCTGCTGGCCTTCCTCACAGATGACCTGGTGGGGCTCTGA
- the CARD19 gene encoding caspase recruitment domain-containing protein 19 isoform X5, whose product MVRLLHELCLPPIPWVHQETGQAATEQTYCDRLVQDMPFLTGLGRLSEQQVDRIILQLNRYYPQILSNKDAEKFRNPKVSLRVRLCDLLGHLQRSGERDCQEFYRALYIHAQPLHSCLPSRHALRPVAFLTCLGLAAGLALLIYCCPPDPKVLPGARRVLGFSPVIVDRHVSRFLLAFLTDDLVGL is encoded by the exons ATGGTCAGGCTGCTTCATGAG CTCTGCCTGCCCCCCATCCCCTGGGTCCACCAGGAAACAGGACAAGCTGCCACAG aGCAGACCTACTGTGACCGCCTGGTCCAGGACATGCCTTTCCTCACAGGCCTTGGGCGCCTGAGTGAGCAGCAGGTGGACAGGATTATCCTCCAGCTGAACCGCTACTACCCCCAGATCCTCAGCAACAAGGATGCGGAAAAG ttCCGGAACCCCAAGGTATCTCTGCGAGTGCGTCTCTGCGACCTCTTGGGCCACCTGCAGCGGAGCGGTGAGCGGGACTGCCAGGAGTTCTACCGGGCCCTGTACATCCATGCCCAGCCCCTGCACAGCTGCCTGCCCAGCCGGCACGCCCTGC GACCCGTGGCCTTCCTGACCTGTCTCGGCCTGGCCGCAGGGCTGGCACTCCTCATCTACTGCTGCCCCCCAG ACCCCAAGGTGCTGCCAGGGGCCCGGCGTGTCCTGGGCTTCTCCCCTGTCATCGTCGACAGGCACGTCAGCCGCTTCCTGCTGGCCTTCCTCACAGATGACCTGGTGGGGCTCTGA
- the CARD19 gene encoding caspase recruitment domain-containing protein 19 isoform X6, giving the protein MTEQTYCDRLVQDMPFLTGLGRLSEQQVDRIILQLNRYYPQILSNKDAEKFRNPKVSLRVRLCDLLGHLQRSGERDCQEFYRALYIHAQPLHSCLPSRHALQNSDCTELDSGTAGRELSDRGPVAFLTCLGLAAGLALLIYCCPPDPKVLPGARRVLGFSPVIVDRHVSRFLLAFLTDDLVGL; this is encoded by the exons ATGACAG aGCAGACCTACTGTGACCGCCTGGTCCAGGACATGCCTTTCCTCACAGGCCTTGGGCGCCTGAGTGAGCAGCAGGTGGACAGGATTATCCTCCAGCTGAACCGCTACTACCCCCAGATCCTCAGCAACAAGGATGCGGAAAAG ttCCGGAACCCCAAGGTATCTCTGCGAGTGCGTCTCTGCGACCTCTTGGGCCACCTGCAGCGGAGCGGTGAGCGGGACTGCCAGGAGTTCTACCGGGCCCTGTACATCCATGCCCAGCCCCTGCACAGCTGCCTGCCCAGCCGGCACGCCCTGC AGAACTCAGATTGCACAGAGCTAGACTCGGGCACCGCAGGCCGTGAGCTCAGTGACAGGG GACCCGTGGCCTTCCTGACCTGTCTCGGCCTGGCCGCAGGGCTGGCACTCCTCATCTACTGCTGCCCCCCAG ACCCCAAGGTGCTGCCAGGGGCCCGGCGTGTCCTGGGCTTCTCCCCTGTCATCGTCGACAGGCACGTCAGCCGCTTCCTGCTGGCCTTCCTCACAGATGACCTGGTGGGGCTCTGA
- the CARD19 gene encoding caspase recruitment domain-containing protein 19 isoform X1: MVRLLHELCLPPIPWVHQETGQAATEQTYCDRLVQDMPFLTGLGRLSEQQVDRIILQLNRYYPQILSNKDAEKVPRSLRLLSHPFLSGLGEAGGRTAWSSGTPRYLCECVSATSWATCSGAVSGTARSSTGPCTSMPSPCTAACPAGTPCVKNSDCTELDSGTAGRELSDRGPVAFLTCLGLAAGLALLIYCCPPDPKVLPGARRVLGFSPVIVDRHVSRFLLAFLTDDLVGL; this comes from the exons ATGGTCAGGCTGCTTCATGAG CTCTGCCTGCCCCCCATCCCCTGGGTCCACCAGGAAACAGGACAAGCTGCCACAG aGCAGACCTACTGTGACCGCCTGGTCCAGGACATGCCTTTCCTCACAGGCCTTGGGCGCCTGAGTGAGCAGCAGGTGGACAGGATTATCCTCCAGCTGAACCGCTACTACCCCCAGATCCTCAGCAACAAGGATGCGGAAAAGGTGCCAAGGAGCCTGAGGCTGCTTTCCCATCCCTTCCTCTCTGGGCTGGGAGAAGCGGGGGGCAGGACAGCTTGGAG ttCCGGAACCCCAAGGTATCTCTGCGAGTGCGTCTCTGCGACCTCTTGGGCCACCTGCAGCGGAGCGGTGAGCGGGACTGCCAGGAGTTCTACCGGGCCCTGTACATCCATGCCCAGCCCCTGCACAGCTGCCTGCCCAGCCGGCACGCCCTGCGTAA AGAACTCAGATTGCACAGAGCTAGACTCGGGCACCGCAGGCCGTGAGCTCAGTGACAGGG GACCCGTGGCCTTCCTGACCTGTCTCGGCCTGGCCGCAGGGCTGGCACTCCTCATCTACTGCTGCCCCCCAG ACCCCAAGGTGCTGCCAGGGGCCCGGCGTGTCCTGGGCTTCTCCCCTGTCATCGTCGACAGGCACGTCAGCCGCTTCCTGCTGGCCTTCCTCACAGATGACCTGGTGGGGCTCTGA
- the CARD19 gene encoding caspase recruitment domain-containing protein 19 isoform X4, which yields MPFLTGLGRLSEQQVDRIILQLNRYYPQILSNKDAEKVPRSLRLLSHPFLSGLGEAGGRTAWSSGTPRYLCECVSATSWATCSGAVSGTARSSTGPCTSMPSPCTAACPAGTPCVKNSDCTELDSGTAGRELSDRGPVAFLTCLGLAAGLALLIYCCPPDPKVLPGARRVLGFSPVIVDRHVSRFLLAFLTDDLVGL from the exons ATGCCTTTCCTCACAGGCCTTGGGCGCCTGAGTGAGCAGCAGGTGGACAGGATTATCCTCCAGCTGAACCGCTACTACCCCCAGATCCTCAGCAACAAGGATGCGGAAAAGGTGCCAAGGAGCCTGAGGCTGCTTTCCCATCCCTTCCTCTCTGGGCTGGGAGAAGCGGGGGGCAGGACAGCTTGGAG ttCCGGAACCCCAAGGTATCTCTGCGAGTGCGTCTCTGCGACCTCTTGGGCCACCTGCAGCGGAGCGGTGAGCGGGACTGCCAGGAGTTCTACCGGGCCCTGTACATCCATGCCCAGCCCCTGCACAGCTGCCTGCCCAGCCGGCACGCCCTGCGTAA AGAACTCAGATTGCACAGAGCTAGACTCGGGCACCGCAGGCCGTGAGCTCAGTGACAGGG GACCCGTGGCCTTCCTGACCTGTCTCGGCCTGGCCGCAGGGCTGGCACTCCTCATCTACTGCTGCCCCCCAG ACCCCAAGGTGCTGCCAGGGGCCCGGCGTGTCCTGGGCTTCTCCCCTGTCATCGTCGACAGGCACGTCAGCCGCTTCCTGCTGGCCTTCCTCACAGATGACCTGGTGGGGCTCTGA
- the CARD19 gene encoding caspase recruitment domain-containing protein 19 isoform X2 — protein MVRLLHELCLPPIPWVHQETGQAATEQTYCDRLVQDMPFLTGLGRLSEQQVDRIILQLNRYYPQILSNKDAEKVPRSLRLLSHPFLSGLGEAGGRTAWSSGTPRYLCECVSATSWATCSGAVSGTARSSTGPCTSMPSPCTAACPAGTPCVRPVAFLTCLGLAAGLALLIYCCPPDPKVLPGARRVLGFSPVIVDRHVSRFLLAFLTDDLVGL, from the exons ATGGTCAGGCTGCTTCATGAG CTCTGCCTGCCCCCCATCCCCTGGGTCCACCAGGAAACAGGACAAGCTGCCACAG aGCAGACCTACTGTGACCGCCTGGTCCAGGACATGCCTTTCCTCACAGGCCTTGGGCGCCTGAGTGAGCAGCAGGTGGACAGGATTATCCTCCAGCTGAACCGCTACTACCCCCAGATCCTCAGCAACAAGGATGCGGAAAAGGTGCCAAGGAGCCTGAGGCTGCTTTCCCATCCCTTCCTCTCTGGGCTGGGAGAAGCGGGGGGCAGGACAGCTTGGAG ttCCGGAACCCCAAGGTATCTCTGCGAGTGCGTCTCTGCGACCTCTTGGGCCACCTGCAGCGGAGCGGTGAGCGGGACTGCCAGGAGTTCTACCGGGCCCTGTACATCCATGCCCAGCCCCTGCACAGCTGCCTGCCCAGCCGGCACGCCCTGCGTAA GACCCGTGGCCTTCCTGACCTGTCTCGGCCTGGCCGCAGGGCTGGCACTCCTCATCTACTGCTGCCCCCCAG ACCCCAAGGTGCTGCCAGGGGCCCGGCGTGTCCTGGGCTTCTCCCCTGTCATCGTCGACAGGCACGTCAGCCGCTTCCTGCTGGCCTTCCTCACAGATGACCTGGTGGGGCTCTGA
- the CARD19 gene encoding caspase recruitment domain-containing protein 19 isoform X7 has protein sequence MVRLLHELCLPPIPWVHQETGQAATEQTYCDRLVQDMPFLTGLGRLSEQQVDRIILQLNRYYPQILSNKDAEKFRNPKVSLRVRLCDLLGHLQRSGERDCQEFYRALYIHAQPLHSCLPSRHALRKTRGLPDLSRPGRRAGTPHLLLPPRPQGAARGPACPGLLPCHRRQARQPLPAGLPHR, from the exons ATGGTCAGGCTGCTTCATGAG CTCTGCCTGCCCCCCATCCCCTGGGTCCACCAGGAAACAGGACAAGCTGCCACAG aGCAGACCTACTGTGACCGCCTGGTCCAGGACATGCCTTTCCTCACAGGCCTTGGGCGCCTGAGTGAGCAGCAGGTGGACAGGATTATCCTCCAGCTGAACCGCTACTACCCCCAGATCCTCAGCAACAAGGATGCGGAAAAG ttCCGGAACCCCAAGGTATCTCTGCGAGTGCGTCTCTGCGACCTCTTGGGCCACCTGCAGCGGAGCGGTGAGCGGGACTGCCAGGAGTTCTACCGGGCCCTGTACATCCATGCCCAGCCCCTGCACAGCTGCCTGCCCAGCCGGCACGCCCTGCGTAA GACCCGTGGCCTTCCTGACCTGTCTCGGCCTGGCCGCAGGGCTGGCACTCCTCATCTACTGCTGCCCCCCAG ACCCCAAGGTGCTGCCAGGGGCCCGGCGTGTCCTGGGCTTCTCCCCTGTCATCGTCGACAGGCACGTCAGCCGCTTCCTGCTGGCCTTCCTCACAGATGA
- the CARD19 gene encoding caspase recruitment domain-containing protein 19 isoform X3 — protein sequence MVRLLHELCLPPIPWVHQETGQAATEQTYCDRLVQDMPFLTGLGRLSEQQVDRIILQLNRYYPQILSNKDAEKFRNPKVSLRVRLCDLLGHLQRSGERDCQEFYRALYIHAQPLHSCLPSRHALQNSDCTELDSGTAGRELSDRGPVAFLTCLGLAAGLALLIYCCPPDPKVLPGARRVLGFSPVIVDRHVSRFLLAFLTDDLVGL from the exons ATGGTCAGGCTGCTTCATGAG CTCTGCCTGCCCCCCATCCCCTGGGTCCACCAGGAAACAGGACAAGCTGCCACAG aGCAGACCTACTGTGACCGCCTGGTCCAGGACATGCCTTTCCTCACAGGCCTTGGGCGCCTGAGTGAGCAGCAGGTGGACAGGATTATCCTCCAGCTGAACCGCTACTACCCCCAGATCCTCAGCAACAAGGATGCGGAAAAG ttCCGGAACCCCAAGGTATCTCTGCGAGTGCGTCTCTGCGACCTCTTGGGCCACCTGCAGCGGAGCGGTGAGCGGGACTGCCAGGAGTTCTACCGGGCCCTGTACATCCATGCCCAGCCCCTGCACAGCTGCCTGCCCAGCCGGCACGCCCTGC AGAACTCAGATTGCACAGAGCTAGACTCGGGCACCGCAGGCCGTGAGCTCAGTGACAGGG GACCCGTGGCCTTCCTGACCTGTCTCGGCCTGGCCGCAGGGCTGGCACTCCTCATCTACTGCTGCCCCCCAG ACCCCAAGGTGCTGCCAGGGGCCCGGCGTGTCCTGGGCTTCTCCCCTGTCATCGTCGACAGGCACGTCAGCCGCTTCCTGCTGGCCTTCCTCACAGATGACCTGGTGGGGCTCTGA